One stretch of Corynebacterium callunae DSM 20147 DNA includes these proteins:
- the nadC gene encoding carboxylating nicotinate-nucleotide diphosphorylase, whose product MRSSLDAIVSAALKEDAPWGDITSENLVPATAVMTARLVAREPGVFSGVELVKTAFHQVDQTLSVELFIRDGAAFNAGDTLATITGSARAILRAERIALNFVQRTSAIATLTARYVDAIAGTKARIVDTRKTTPGLRLIERQAVRDGGGFNHRSTLSDAVMVKDNHLASLLSEGISVTEALLALRAKIPHTTHIEVEVDRLDQIDAVLAAGVDTIMLDNFSLADLEKGVAQIAGRALVEASGGVNLNTVADIARTGVDIISVGALTHSIKALDLGLDVA is encoded by the coding sequence ATACGGTCTTCTCTTGATGCAATTGTCAGCGCAGCTTTAAAAGAGGACGCGCCGTGGGGAGATATCACCTCCGAAAATCTGGTTCCTGCCACGGCGGTCATGACCGCACGGCTGGTCGCTCGTGAGCCCGGTGTATTTAGTGGCGTTGAGCTGGTAAAAACTGCATTCCACCAGGTTGATCAGACGCTTTCCGTGGAACTATTTATTCGCGATGGCGCTGCCTTTAATGCAGGCGATACCTTGGCCACCATTACTGGTAGCGCGCGTGCAATTTTACGAGCAGAGCGTATTGCCTTGAACTTTGTGCAGCGCACCTCTGCCATCGCTACTTTGACAGCCCGTTATGTGGATGCCATTGCTGGCACCAAGGCTCGTATTGTGGATACTCGGAAAACTACTCCTGGGCTGCGTCTTATTGAGCGCCAAGCAGTGCGCGATGGTGGCGGTTTTAACCACCGCAGTACGCTTTCCGACGCCGTGATGGTCAAGGACAACCACTTGGCGAGTCTGCTCTCTGAGGGAATTAGTGTCACCGAGGCACTGCTAGCACTACGCGCAAAAATCCCACACACCACTCATATTGAGGTGGAGGTTGATCGCCTGGATCAAATTGATGCAGTCCTTGCAGCAGGTGTGGATACCATCATGTTGGATAACTTTAGCCTGGCTGACCTGGAAAAAGGCGTAGCTCAGATTGCAGGACGTGCTCTAGTAGAAGCATCTGGCGGAGTAAACCTTAATACCGTGGCAGATATTGCCCGCACCGGTGTAGACATCATCTCGGTGGGTGCGCTCACCCACTCCATCAAGGCCTTGGATCTGGGTTTGGATGTCGCATAA
- a CDS encoding zinc ribbon domain-containing protein YjdM, translated as MSQQLPPCPECASEYTYEDGDLLVCPMCAHEWVESAEAAAPETVIKDAVGNILQEGDSVSIVKSLKVKGGGAIKIGTKVSGIHLLEELVDGHDIEAKVPGFGQLRLKSSVVKKA; from the coding sequence ATGTCGCAACAATTACCTCCATGCCCAGAATGCGCCAGCGAATACACCTATGAAGATGGTGATCTGCTGGTTTGCCCCATGTGTGCACATGAATGGGTGGAGTCAGCTGAAGCTGCCGCACCAGAGACCGTTATCAAAGATGCCGTAGGAAATATCCTGCAAGAAGGCGATAGCGTCTCCATCGTCAAAAGCCTGAAAGTGAAAGGCGGCGGTGCAATCAAGATCGGCACCAAAGTCAGTGGTATTCACCTGCTTGAAGAGCTAGTTGATGGCCACGATATCGAAGCCAAGGTGCCAGGATTTGGGCAATTGCGCCTTAAGTCCAGCGTGGTCAAAAAGGCTTAG
- a CDS encoding DMT family transporter → MLAVLFGVVVGSLMPVQTSVNNRLRFSVGAPLLASFISFFIGTITLIIATWMTSGTPIPNFAATSGEPWWIFTGGALGVVLLTGNILLFPRVGSVQTVILPISGQILMGLLIDAFGLFNSPQTPLSPLRIIGAMAVMLGSLAVVGVVGGRGRREASAVQSPAIWLWRALGVVMGMCSATQVAVNGRLGRILGSAVEAALISFCVGTTVLFVLLLASRTRWRGLGAGPNPWWMWLGGVLGATIIFSMALLGPIIGTGVTVVATLLGMMLASLLIDAFGLLNSTRREVRLPQIVGLLVIIAGVALIRL, encoded by the coding sequence GTGTTAGCTGTGCTCTTTGGGGTAGTGGTGGGCTCACTAATGCCGGTTCAAACCTCGGTTAATAATCGGTTGCGTTTTTCAGTTGGTGCGCCTTTGTTGGCCAGCTTCATTTCATTTTTTATTGGCACCATCACGCTGATCATTGCAACCTGGATGACCAGTGGCACTCCGATTCCAAATTTTGCAGCAACTAGCGGGGAACCCTGGTGGATTTTCACTGGTGGCGCACTCGGAGTGGTGTTGTTAACTGGCAATATTTTGCTCTTCCCACGCGTTGGCAGTGTTCAAACTGTCATTTTGCCCATCAGTGGCCAAATCCTCATGGGCCTGCTCATTGATGCTTTTGGTCTCTTTAATTCTCCTCAAACTCCACTTTCCCCGCTGCGTATTATTGGCGCAATGGCAGTAATGCTGGGCTCCCTCGCAGTGGTTGGCGTAGTAGGTGGGAGGGGGCGTCGAGAAGCGTCTGCAGTTCAGAGCCCGGCAATTTGGCTGTGGCGCGCATTGGGCGTGGTCATGGGTATGTGCTCGGCAACGCAAGTGGCAGTCAATGGCCGACTCGGGCGGATTTTAGGTTCGGCAGTGGAAGCCGCCCTGATTTCCTTCTGTGTGGGCACAACTGTGCTATTTGTCCTGCTCCTGGCCTCGCGCACACGCTGGCGTGGCCTCGGCGCCGGCCCTAATCCGTGGTGGATGTGGTTGGGCGGAGTGCTGGGTGCCACGATCATCTTCAGCATGGCCCTGTTAGGGCCAATTATTGGCACCGGGGTGACGGTAGTGGCAACGTTGCTGGGCATGATGCTCGCAAGTTTGCTTATCGACGCCTTCGGGCTGCTCAATAGCACCCGGCGCGAAGTTCGCCTCCCGCAGATTGTGGGCCTTTTGGTGATTATTGCAGGTGTGGCCCTAATTCGGCTTTAA
- a CDS encoding MFS transporter, whose amino-acid sequence MGWIANFLQFLVFYFLITTMALYAIKEFQASETMGGLASSAFVIGAVFSRLVSGYIIDRVGRRRIMLIGVVATTIACALYFFADSLELLIAVRLFHGLSYAFAGTAIMAMVQEIIPAARRSEGTGYLALGTTVSAAIGPAIALFVLGSFDYNTLFWVVMVTSLIGLGAVIFMYLKTSEPAAEGEPVKFSFRSIITPAVLPIGLFMLLVAFAYSGVIAYLNAYAEDRDVLAGAGLFFIAYSIAMFLMRSFLGKLQDRRGDNIVVFFGLIFFALALLVLSFAQQNWQVVVAGVFAGLGYGTLMPAAQSIAVGVVDRTQFGSAFSTLFLFVDLGFGIGPILLGGILSAIGFGSMYLILAGVVVLAALFYLLTHAQHPRAKQGFLPEV is encoded by the coding sequence ATGGGTTGGATCGCAAACTTTCTCCAATTTTTGGTGTTCTATTTTCTCATCACCACCATGGCACTTTATGCCATCAAAGAATTCCAGGCTTCAGAAACCATGGGTGGACTAGCCTCCAGCGCCTTTGTTATCGGCGCGGTATTCTCCCGCTTGGTATCGGGCTACATTATTGACCGCGTGGGACGGCGCCGCATCATGCTGATTGGCGTGGTAGCAACGACCATTGCCTGTGCCCTTTATTTCTTTGCGGATTCTCTGGAATTGCTTATTGCTGTTCGTCTTTTCCACGGACTGTCATATGCCTTTGCCGGAACCGCAATTATGGCCATGGTGCAAGAGATTATTCCTGCTGCCAGGCGTTCTGAGGGAACTGGCTACCTTGCCCTTGGCACTACAGTTTCCGCAGCTATTGGACCTGCAATCGCACTATTTGTACTGGGATCCTTTGATTACAACACGCTCTTTTGGGTTGTGATGGTAACTTCCCTCATCGGCCTTGGTGCTGTGATCTTTATGTACCTTAAAACTTCGGAGCCAGCTGCCGAAGGGGAGCCAGTTAAATTTAGCTTCCGCAGCATTATTACTCCTGCAGTGCTGCCAATTGGCCTCTTTATGCTGCTGGTGGCTTTTGCGTATTCCGGAGTTATTGCTTATCTCAATGCCTACGCTGAAGATCGCGATGTACTCGCCGGAGCAGGGCTCTTCTTCATTGCTTATTCCATTGCTATGTTCCTGATGCGTTCTTTCTTGGGCAAGCTGCAAGACCGCCGTGGTGACAATATTGTTGTCTTCTTCGGACTGATTTTCTTCGCTTTGGCCTTGCTGGTTCTTTCCTTTGCACAGCAGAATTGGCAGGTCGTGGTGGCAGGTGTGTTCGCGGGCTTGGGCTATGGAACCTTGATGCCAGCAGCGCAGTCCATCGCTGTTGGAGTAGTGGACCGCACACAATTTGGCTCTGCCTTCTCCACCTTGTTCCTCTTTGTGGATCTCGGCTTTGGTATCGGCCCAATTTTGCTGGGTGGCATTTTGAGCGCGATTGGTTTTGGCTCCATGTACCTGATTTTGGCCGGCGTGGTAGTGCTCGCAGCGCTGTTTTATCTTTTAACCCACGCTCAGCATCCCCGTGCAAAACAGGGATTTTTGCCAGAAGTCTAG
- a CDS encoding MBL fold metallo-hydrolase yields the protein METAPIKITRHVHACVEIAYKDSRLIIDPGSFGAPDLSGATILFTHNHPDHLDPAILDKSMEIYAPRSVAHQLNIEVHIVDHGHTFNVGDFRIEVVGSQHARLLHSQGLGENIGYLINGRVLHPGDAFPPIKGVELALLPVNGPWLKMLDIEEYLKKYPPLNFIGIHDGIVNDYGLAINKKFLTLLGAEHNSNYVPLKVGESFQI from the coding sequence ATGGAAACTGCTCCAATTAAGATCACTCGGCATGTTCATGCGTGTGTGGAAATTGCATACAAAGATTCCCGCCTCATTATTGATCCGGGCAGTTTCGGTGCTCCTGATCTCAGCGGTGCCACCATCCTCTTTACCCACAATCACCCAGATCACCTGGACCCTGCGATTTTGGATAAGTCCATGGAAATCTACGCTCCCCGTTCAGTGGCACACCAACTAAATATTGAGGTGCACATTGTGGACCACGGCCACACCTTTAATGTGGGTGATTTCCGAATTGAGGTTGTTGGTTCCCAGCATGCTCGTCTGCTGCATTCTCAAGGCCTCGGTGAGAATATTGGTTACTTAATTAATGGCCGGGTTCTGCATCCGGGTGATGCTTTTCCGCCCATCAAAGGCGTGGAATTAGCTTTGCTACCAGTTAATGGGCCGTGGCTAAAAATGCTTGATATCGAGGAATACTTAAAGAAGTATCCACCGTTGAACTTCATCGGGATTCATGATGGCATTGTCAATGACTACGGCTTGGCTATCAATAAGAAATTCCTCACACTGCTGGGCGCTGAGCACAACTCCAACTATGTGCCCTTAAAGGTTGGAGAGTCCTTCCAGATTTAA
- a CDS encoding MarR family winged helix-turn-helix transcriptional regulator, with the protein MSEGSSIFEDLAYEYMLITRYSVQDLPTYGRDTIMDRSALVLLARLDAQGPMSVNELAEAFGLNTSTVHRQIKAAMGHGLIELVDDSPGASAKLHRPSPLGLEKLHVELAARAAGHARVIADWPAEEVDTYVRLLKKYNTSLEEKLGQPWPRP; encoded by the coding sequence TTGTCTGAAGGCTCGTCCATTTTTGAAGATCTGGCTTATGAGTACATGCTCATCACCCGCTATAGCGTGCAAGATCTCCCCACATACGGCCGCGACACCATTATGGATCGCAGTGCATTGGTTTTGCTTGCCCGCCTCGACGCGCAGGGCCCAATGTCAGTAAATGAACTCGCCGAAGCCTTCGGGTTAAATACCTCGACGGTGCACCGTCAAATCAAGGCCGCCATGGGGCATGGCCTCATTGAGCTTGTCGACGACTCCCCCGGCGCATCAGCAAAACTGCACCGTCCCAGCCCCTTGGGCTTGGAAAAATTACATGTTGAACTTGCTGCGCGCGCTGCTGGACATGCCCGCGTTATTGCAGATTGGCCAGCTGAGGAGGTGGACACTTATGTCCGCTTGTTAAAAAAATACAATACGAGCTTGGAGGAAAAACTAGGCCAACCGTGGCCTAGACCCTAA
- a CDS encoding cysteine desulfurase family protein translates to MLYLDNAATTGVRREALEAMWPYLTGTFGNPSSPHAFGRAAAEGLKGARQTIAKVLGKRATQITFTAGGTEADNLAIKGIALANPRGRHIISTPLEHKAVLESLDYLRRFHGFEISMLTPDRYGQVSAEELKQLSREDTTLVSVHYANNEIGTIQPIAELAQATSAPFHVDAVQAAHLPLDLDVSAISLSGHKVGAPKGIGALWSKAPLEPVIHGGGQEKGRRSGTENVAGAVAFATALELAREELFPDLSGFITSALEIEGAQLSGHPTMRLPGHASFVFEGTGAETVLLELERLGVICSPGSACGQGEVSHVLLGLGYSEDLARTSVRFTFSASHTPEDVDFAAQALKSAVATVRSSFSPH, encoded by the coding sequence ATGCTTTATCTAGATAATGCAGCCACCACTGGGGTTCGTCGAGAAGCACTTGAGGCGATGTGGCCCTATCTCACCGGCACCTTTGGCAACCCCTCAAGCCCCCATGCCTTTGGCCGGGCTGCGGCCGAGGGACTCAAAGGCGCACGCCAAACAATCGCCAAGGTTTTGGGCAAAAGAGCCACGCAGATTACTTTTACTGCTGGCGGCACCGAAGCCGATAACTTGGCGATTAAGGGCATTGCCTTGGCAAATCCACGTGGTCGGCACATTATCAGCACGCCTCTTGAGCACAAAGCGGTCTTGGAATCCTTGGATTATCTGCGAAGATTCCATGGTTTTGAGATCAGCATGCTCACTCCGGATCGTTATGGCCAAGTCAGTGCGGAAGAGCTAAAACAGCTCAGCCGCGAGGACACCACCTTGGTCAGTGTGCACTACGCCAATAATGAAATCGGCACCATTCAGCCAATAGCAGAGCTTGCTCAAGCAACCAGTGCGCCTTTTCATGTTGATGCTGTCCAGGCCGCACATTTACCACTTGACTTGGATGTTTCTGCAATTAGTCTGTCCGGACACAAAGTGGGAGCACCCAAAGGCATTGGCGCTTTATGGTCTAAGGCGCCTTTGGAGCCTGTTATTCATGGCGGCGGACAAGAAAAAGGACGACGCAGCGGCACCGAAAATGTAGCCGGCGCAGTTGCTTTTGCCACCGCTTTGGAGCTGGCTCGGGAAGAGCTTTTTCCTGACCTTTCCGGTTTCATAACTTCCGCGCTAGAGATTGAGGGTGCGCAGCTTAGTGGCCATCCGACAATGCGTCTACCTGGACATGCATCCTTTGTTTTTGAGGGCACCGGTGCGGAAACCGTGTTGTTGGAGTTGGAGCGTTTGGGAGTTATTTGCTCCCCCGGCTCCGCCTGCGGTCAAGGCGAGGTTTCTCATGTTTTGCTTGGGCTCGGTTATTCCGAAGATCTAGCCAGAACCTCAGTGCGCTTCACTTTTTCAGCATCCCACACTCCGGAGGATGTGGATTTTGCTGCGCAGGCGCTGAAAAGCGCAGTTGCCACGGTGCGTTCCAGCTTCTCCCCGCACTAA
- a CDS encoding NUDIX hydrolase — MAQGAKIRMAVSTVIFAMRPNKDDVPCLWTPFVPRTREPDLNKWALPGGWLPVDEELETAAARTLAETTGLHPSYVEQLYTFGQVDRSPTARVISVVYWALVRADEVAAAIPGDNVQWFPADHLPELAFDHNDIVEYALERLRTKVEYADIAHSFLGEKFTISQLRSVHEAVLGHKLDAANFRRSVATIPELIDTGEVLTGTPHRPPKLFRYKNLKQAYYDLNH, encoded by the coding sequence ATGGCACAAGGTGCCAAAATTCGCATGGCCGTGTCTACGGTTATTTTTGCGATGCGCCCCAATAAAGATGACGTCCCCTGTTTATGGACGCCTTTTGTTCCTCGCACACGAGAGCCCGACCTGAACAAATGGGCGCTCCCTGGTGGCTGGTTGCCAGTAGATGAGGAATTAGAAACAGCTGCGGCTCGTACCTTGGCAGAAACTACTGGCCTGCATCCAAGTTATGTGGAACAGCTTTATACCTTTGGCCAAGTTGATCGCTCCCCCACTGCAAGAGTTATTTCTGTGGTCTATTGGGCGTTAGTGCGCGCAGATGAAGTAGCTGCTGCAATCCCTGGCGATAATGTGCAATGGTTCCCTGCAGATCACCTGCCTGAGCTGGCTTTTGATCATAATGACATTGTTGAATACGCCTTGGAAAGACTAAGAACCAAGGTGGAATACGCCGATATTGCGCATTCATTCCTGGGTGAGAAATTCACCATTTCGCAATTGCGCAGCGTTCATGAAGCGGTTTTGGGGCACAAACTTGATGCCGCTAATTTTCGAAGATCCGTGGCCACCATACCCGAGCTCATCGATACCGGCGAAGTCCTCACGGGAACCCCGCACAGACCTCCAAAACTATTCCGCTACAAGAACCTGAAGCAGGCTTATTATGACCTCAACCATTGA
- a CDS encoding heat domain containing protein, producing the protein MPTADELLGQKVVIDLHEILDAAYPAGEFPQLAVASQQLDGLALRERSDHLAAAILADAPLEWAPFREIIINARDVSPGLDGWMVWPITVATARRAITADSPQAFDEGLDLLASLTSRLTAEFALRLMLRADLHQTLEKAQSWANSEDEHIRRLASEGTRPYSPWALRIPELQENKGITLPILETLKQDKSEYVRRSVANHLNDLSRDIPEQVVKTVESWSKDSSAETKKLVKHALRTLIKKGDPGALAVLGFNSQAVDITHLELHETQIEFPGSVEFSAKLHNKGTEVARVAVDYVINHQKANGKRTPKTFKLTTLALAPGEVKILNRKHLFKPISTRRYYDGTHTLALQVNGQQSAEFPFELSGASSHPR; encoded by the coding sequence ATGCCCACTGCAGATGAGCTCCTGGGACAAAAAGTAGTAATAGACCTCCACGAGATTCTTGATGCTGCCTACCCAGCCGGTGAATTTCCACAGCTTGCCGTTGCCAGCCAACAGCTTGATGGCTTGGCATTGAGGGAGCGCAGCGATCATCTCGCCGCGGCCATTTTGGCAGATGCGCCTCTGGAGTGGGCACCTTTTAGGGAGATCATCATTAATGCCCGCGATGTATCCCCAGGTCTCGATGGGTGGATGGTTTGGCCTATTACTGTCGCGACTGCCCGGCGCGCCATTACAGCAGATTCTCCCCAGGCCTTTGATGAGGGTCTGGATCTCTTGGCCTCCTTGACTTCTCGGCTAACTGCGGAGTTTGCACTGCGTTTAATGCTGCGCGCTGATCTGCATCAGACCTTGGAAAAAGCCCAAAGCTGGGCTAACTCAGAGGATGAGCATATTCGTCGCTTGGCAAGCGAAGGTACGCGGCCGTATTCGCCCTGGGCGCTGCGGATTCCCGAGCTCCAGGAAAATAAGGGGATTACCCTCCCCATCTTGGAAACCCTCAAGCAGGATAAATCGGAATATGTGCGGCGTTCGGTAGCCAATCATCTAAATGACTTAAGCCGAGACATCCCTGAGCAGGTAGTTAAGACTGTGGAGTCTTGGTCTAAAGATTCCAGTGCGGAAACCAAGAAGCTGGTCAAGCATGCCTTGCGCACGCTTATTAAAAAGGGAGACCCGGGAGCTTTGGCAGTGCTGGGATTCAACAGCCAAGCAGTAGACATCACGCACCTCGAGCTGCATGAAACGCAGATTGAATTTCCTGGCTCGGTTGAATTTTCTGCGAAGTTGCACAATAAAGGCACCGAAGTTGCTCGGGTGGCGGTGGATTATGTGATCAACCATCAAAAAGCTAATGGCAAGCGCACTCCCAAAACTTTTAAGCTCACCACTCTGGCATTAGCGCCAGGCGAAGTAAAGATCCTCAATCGCAAGCATCTTTTTAAGCCGATTAGTACTCGTCGCTATTACGATGGCACTCACACTCTGGCGCTACAAGTTAATGGTCAGCAATCCGCTGAGTTTCCTTTTGAGCTCAGCGGAGCTTCTTCTCATCCACGGTAA
- the nadA gene encoding quinolinate synthase NadA, producing the protein MTSTIDPSVNHAIQSGDSCNSDLKQGPWFLDTPGMPDTYGPGASQSDPIPVHSPRQQVLPPKYQGLSDEELHQKIRDAKATLGDRVVILGHFYQRDEIIAHADFVGDSFQLARAAKTRPEAEAIVFCGVHFMAETADLLSSPEQAVILPNLAAGCSMADMADLDSVEDCWEQLTEIYGDEVLIPVTYMNSSAALKGFVGQHGGIVCTSSNARAVLEWAFERGQRVLFFPDQHLGRNTAKAMGIGLDQMPLWNPNKPLGGNTVEELENAKVLLWHGFCSVHKRFNVAQIEKARAEFPDVHVIVHPESPMEVVDAADSAGSTDFIVKAIQTAPAGSTFAIGTEINLVQRLAAQYPQHHIFCLDPVICPCSTMYRIHPGYLAWALEELVEGNIINQITVDAATADPARVALERMLSVVPLANGNTK; encoded by the coding sequence ATGACCTCAACCATTGATCCTTCTGTCAACCACGCCATTCAAAGTGGGGACAGTTGCAATTCCGACCTCAAGCAGGGCCCCTGGTTCCTTGACACCCCCGGAATGCCTGACACCTACGGCCCCGGGGCGTCGCAAAGCGACCCCATCCCGGTCCACTCCCCGCGCCAGCAGGTGCTGCCGCCAAAATACCAGGGGCTTAGCGACGAAGAACTGCACCAAAAGATTCGCGATGCAAAAGCTACGCTCGGTGATCGTGTAGTTATTCTTGGTCACTTTTATCAACGTGATGAGATCATTGCGCATGCTGATTTTGTGGGCGATTCTTTCCAACTCGCACGCGCTGCTAAAACCCGCCCGGAAGCAGAAGCCATTGTTTTTTGCGGGGTGCACTTTATGGCTGAAACTGCTGATCTTCTCTCCTCCCCTGAACAGGCAGTGATTTTGCCTAATCTGGCTGCTGGCTGCTCCATGGCAGATATGGCCGACCTGGATTCGGTGGAGGATTGTTGGGAGCAGCTCACCGAGATTTATGGCGATGAAGTGCTCATTCCCGTTACCTATATGAATTCTTCTGCTGCGCTTAAAGGTTTTGTCGGCCAGCACGGTGGCATTGTGTGTACCTCTTCTAATGCCCGCGCTGTATTGGAATGGGCTTTTGAACGTGGCCAAAGAGTGCTCTTCTTCCCTGATCAACACCTGGGCCGCAACACCGCAAAAGCAATGGGAATTGGCCTTGACCAAATGCCATTGTGGAATCCTAATAAGCCGCTTGGTGGAAACACTGTCGAAGAGTTGGAAAATGCAAAGGTCTTGCTCTGGCATGGTTTTTGCTCTGTTCACAAGCGTTTTAATGTGGCTCAGATTGAGAAAGCGCGTGCGGAATTCCCTGATGTGCACGTGATTGTGCACCCCGAATCACCCATGGAAGTTGTTGATGCCGCCGATTCTGCGGGATCCACCGATTTTATTGTCAAGGCTATCCAGACAGCTCCAGCTGGCAGCACCTTTGCCATTGGAACCGAGATTAACCTGGTACAACGCCTGGCTGCCCAATACCCGCAGCACCATATCTTCTGCCTGGATCCCGTTATTTGCCCTTGCTCCACTATGTACCGCATTCACCCGGGTTATTTAGCATGGGCCCTGGAGGAGCTGGTAGAAGGAAATATCATCAACCAAATCACCGTGGATGCAGCAACTGCTGATCCTGCACGTGTTGCTCTCGAGAGAATGCTTTCGGTGGTTCCACTAGCGAATGGCAATACCAAATGA
- the abc-f gene encoding ribosomal protection-like ABC-F family protein: MNETLVVHNLAGGYGHRTLFDNLNLTVAAGDVIGVVGVNGAGKSTFHKILAGVEKPLEGHLTLSPADAFVGWLPQEHERTAGETIADYIARRTGCAAATKAMDDTAAAYGENPEDADLADAYSIALDRWMASGAPDLEDRIPVVLAELGFELPISTLMEGLSGGQAARVGLASLLLSRFDIVLLDEPTNDLDLDGLERLEKFVQGLRGGVVLVSHDREFLARCVTKVVELDLHQNSTHVYGGGYESYLEERAVLRDHAREQYEEFSDKKQDLVSRARVQREWSSQGVRNAIKKAPDNDKLRRNAASESSEKQAQKVRQMESRIARLEEVAEPRKEWKLQFSVGQAPRSSSVVATLNAATFEQGDFTLGPVSLQVNAGDRIGITGPNGAGKSTLLRGLLGKQEPTSGSATMGTSVEIGEIDQARGMLDPHKPLMEAFEAQVPELPLSEVRTLLAKFGLNANHVDRDVDKLSPGERTRAGLALLQIRGVNVLVLDEPTNHLDLEAIEQLEQALETYDGALLLVTHDRRMLSAVKTNRRWHVEAGQVQEL; encoded by the coding sequence ATGAACGAAACCCTCGTGGTGCATAACCTTGCTGGTGGCTATGGACACCGCACCCTCTTTGACAATCTCAACCTCACGGTCGCCGCTGGCGATGTCATCGGAGTGGTCGGTGTTAATGGCGCTGGAAAATCCACCTTCCATAAAATCTTGGCCGGGGTGGAAAAACCTTTGGAAGGCCACCTGACGTTATCGCCAGCCGATGCTTTTGTGGGCTGGCTGCCACAGGAACATGAACGTACCGCTGGTGAAACCATCGCGGATTATATTGCGCGACGCACCGGCTGCGCTGCTGCAACCAAGGCCATGGATGATACGGCTGCTGCCTATGGCGAAAACCCTGAAGACGCCGACTTGGCCGATGCTTATTCCATTGCACTTGATCGCTGGATGGCAAGTGGCGCCCCTGACTTGGAAGATCGCATCCCCGTAGTCCTTGCAGAACTGGGTTTTGAGCTGCCTATTTCCACTTTGATGGAAGGTCTTTCCGGTGGCCAGGCTGCGCGTGTTGGTCTGGCATCGCTGTTGCTTTCTCGCTTTGATATTGTGCTGCTTGATGAGCCAACCAATGACCTAGACCTCGATGGTTTGGAGCGCTTGGAGAAGTTTGTTCAAGGCCTGCGCGGCGGAGTAGTGCTGGTGAGCCACGATCGTGAATTCCTTGCCCGTTGTGTCACCAAGGTTGTGGAGCTTGATCTCCACCAAAATTCCACTCATGTTTATGGTGGTGGATATGAGTCCTACCTCGAGGAACGGGCCGTATTGCGCGACCATGCTCGGGAACAATATGAGGAATTTTCCGATAAAAAACAAGACTTGGTTTCACGTGCCAGGGTGCAAAGAGAATGGTCTAGCCAAGGTGTGCGTAATGCCATCAAAAAGGCACCGGATAATGATAAGTTGCGCCGTAACGCGGCCAGCGAATCCAGTGAAAAGCAGGCCCAAAAAGTTCGCCAAATGGAAAGCCGTATCGCGCGCCTTGAAGAAGTTGCTGAGCCTCGCAAGGAGTGGAAACTGCAATTTTCCGTCGGCCAGGCACCGCGTTCTAGCTCGGTTGTAGCAACTCTTAATGCCGCTACCTTTGAACAGGGAGATTTCACCCTGGGGCCGGTATCACTACAGGTAAATGCCGGTGATCGCATTGGTATTACCGGGCCCAATGGTGCTGGAAAATCCACCTTGCTGCGCGGGCTTTTGGGCAAACAAGAACCCACTAGTGGCTCCGCAACGATGGGCACCAGTGTGGAGATCGGTGAAATTGATCAGGCTCGCGGCATGCTTGATCCACATAAACCACTGATGGAAGCTTTTGAAGCCCAAGTGCCTGAGCTGCCTTTAAGTGAGGTTCGTACCCTGCTGGCTAAATTTGGGTTGAATGCCAATCACGTGGATAGGGACGTCGACAAGCTCTCGCCCGGTGAGCGCACGCGCGCTGGCCTAGCCCTGCTACAAATCCGCGGGGTCAATGTTTTGGTGTTGGATGAACCTACCAACCACCTGGATTTGGAAGCCATTGAGCAGCTCGAGCAAGCTTTGGAAACTTATGACGGTGCTTTATTACTGGTCACCCATGACCGTCGCATGCTCAGCGCCGTAAAAACTAATCGACGCTGGCATGTGGAAGCTGGTCAAGTTCAAGAGCTTTAA
- a CDS encoding OsmC family protein, producing the protein MAIINPAANLTAQRTAPDEYTVISETGAQLRIAPPGTPDSFSPGELLQAALAGCAALAAEAQLAHSLGPDFSATATIKPTISQGIFTELLFELQVDLSEIAAGKREKLKESTLRKIDKLCAVKNSIKPGIAVHTELHTD; encoded by the coding sequence ATGGCGATAATTAATCCTGCTGCGAATCTCACTGCACAGCGCACCGCTCCAGATGAATACACCGTCATCAGTGAAACTGGCGCTCAGCTGCGGATTGCTCCCCCGGGCACCCCGGATTCTTTCTCCCCGGGCGAGCTTCTACAAGCAGCTTTGGCCGGATGCGCTGCACTTGCAGCTGAGGCTCAGTTGGCACATTCTTTAGGGCCAGATTTTTCAGCCACCGCAACTATCAAGCCGACTATTAGTCAGGGAATTTTCACAGAATTACTCTTTGAGCTGCAGGTTGACCTTTCAGAGATAGCCGCAGGCAAACGCGAGAAACTCAAAGAAAGCACCCTGCGGAAAATTGATAAGCTCTGTGCGGTAAAAAATTCCATCAAACCAGGAATCGCAGTCCACACAGAGCTTCACACAGATTAA